Below is a window of Longimicrobiales bacterium DNA.
TTGCCGATAACTGCCTTTCTGAGCAGCCCGAACACGGAGAACACGAGATAGCCGAGAGCGCCGGCGAGGATGGTGGCGGCGTAGAGACGGGGAATCGTCGTCGTCCGGGCGGCGTATTGGTCGAGGAGGATGCCGATCCCCTTGTCGCCCTTACGGAAGAAGAAGTCGCCGACGATCGCGCCGATCACCGAGAGTCCTGCCGAGATGCGGAATCCCGCGAATATGGCGGGTGAAGCGGCGGGGAGCTGCAATTTCCGCAGCCGTGTCAACCTCGACGTGTGGTGAAGCGTGAACAGGTCGTGATGTCCCGCTTCCACCGACTGGATACCGAAGAGCGTGTTGTTGATGATCGGGAAGATCGCAATGATGATGCACACGATCACCCGAGCGTTGAAGCTGTAATTAAACAAGATGCCGAGGAGGGGCACGAGGGCGAGGATCGGGATGCTCTGGAGCGCCACAACGTATGGCCAGACTGAGCGTTCGATCCATCGCCCCTGGCTCATCAGGATCGCGAGCGTCATTCCCAACACAATCGCGATGCCAAGCCCCCACAGCGCGACCTGGGTCGTGAGCCACAGGGCCTTGAGCATCACCGAGAAGTTCCTCCAGTCGAGGTAGCCGTCGTGGATCACCTCGTGGAGCGGTGGCACGAGGAAACGTCGGCGCTCCGCCATGCCGTAGTAGCTCAGCCAATACCAGAAGCCGAGAAACGCGATGAAGATGAGGATCGGGCCGGCCACGTCGGCCAGCATGATCCGTCGGCGTCTGGCCGGGGCCCTGGTCTTGCTCACGTGTACGCCCCTCGAAGGGCCGCCGAC
It encodes the following:
- a CDS encoding ABC transporter permease subunit yields the protein MSKTRAPARRRRIMLADVAGPILIFIAFLGFWYWLSYYGMAERRRFLVPPLHEVIHDGYLDWRNFSVMLKALWLTTQVALWGLGIAIVLGMTLAILMSQGRWIERSVWPYVVALQSIPILALVPLLGILFNYSFNARVIVCIIIAIFPIINNTLFGIQSVEAGHHDLFTLHHTSRLTRLRKLQLPAASPAIFAGFRISAGLSVIGAIVGDFFFRKGDKGIGILLDQYAARTTTIPRLYAATILAGALGYLVFSVFGLLRKAVIG